One Aneurinibacillus migulanus genomic region harbors:
- a CDS encoding carbon-nitrogen hydrolase family protein — translation MTTQQHRVRVAVVQAASVIMDQEASTEKAVSLTLQAAEKGARLVVFPEAFIPAYPRGLSFGTKIGSRTPEGRKDWLRYWENAVPVPSETTERLGEAARKAGVYLVIGVIERDNECSGGTVYCTALFFGPDGTLLGKHRKLKPTASERIVWGEGDGSTLPVFDTPFGRIGALICWENYMPLARTAMYAKGVQIYIAPTADARDVWQSTIRHIAVEGRCFVLSCNQYVTKDMYPNDLACYDELASSPHEMSSGGSAVVGPLGDYIVEPVFGCEDMLIADLDMRDIAYSQLDFDVVGHYARPDVFQLLVNEEKKESVKWWKPTPLA, via the coding sequence ATGACTACTCAACAGCATCGTGTACGTGTGGCTGTCGTCCAGGCGGCTTCTGTCATCATGGATCAAGAAGCAAGTACGGAAAAAGCGGTTTCGTTAACGCTGCAAGCAGCAGAAAAAGGGGCTCGGCTCGTCGTATTTCCTGAAGCCTTCATTCCGGCTTATCCTCGTGGGCTCAGCTTCGGAACAAAAATTGGAAGCCGAACTCCAGAAGGGAGAAAAGATTGGCTGCGCTACTGGGAAAATGCGGTTCCTGTACCCAGTGAGACGACTGAAAGGTTAGGAGAAGCGGCTCGTAAGGCTGGCGTCTATCTTGTTATCGGCGTGATTGAAAGAGACAACGAGTGTAGTGGCGGAACCGTATACTGCACAGCACTGTTTTTTGGACCGGATGGGACATTGCTCGGAAAGCACCGTAAGTTAAAACCTACAGCCTCTGAGCGTATCGTTTGGGGAGAGGGAGACGGAAGCACCTTGCCGGTTTTCGATACACCTTTCGGAAGAATAGGAGCATTAATTTGCTGGGAGAATTATATGCCGTTAGCCAGAACGGCGATGTATGCCAAAGGGGTTCAAATTTATATCGCTCCTACAGCAGATGCCCGGGATGTATGGCAGTCTACAATCCGCCATATTGCTGTGGAAGGAAGATGTTTTGTTTTATCGTGCAATCAATATGTTACGAAAGATATGTACCCAAATGATCTGGCCTGCTACGATGAATTAGCTTCTTCTCCACATGAGATGAGTTCAGGGGGAAGCGCAGTTGTCGGTCCGTTAGGCGACTATATTGTCGAACCGGTTTTCGGTTGCGAAGACATGCTGATAGCCGATCTTGACATGCGGGACATCGCTTATAGTCAATTGGATTTTGATGTAGTGGGGCATTATGCAAGACCTGATGTATTTCAATTGCTTGTGAATGAAGAGAAAAAAGAAAGTGTAAAATGGTGGAAACCAACACCTTTGGCATAG
- a CDS encoding type III polyketide synthase codes for MARITAVGTSVPPHVLKQDEIREFARHLFGDSFRDIDRLLPIFHNGQVETRHFCVPLEWFGEKHMFSEKNDLFQEWATRLGVEAAKDCLEQAGKNVADIDHILFVSTTGISTPSIDSRIMNELGMNPHTKRTPIWGLGCAGGAAGLSRAADYVTAYPGKRVLLIAVECCGLTFQCEDKSKSNLVATSLFADGAAAVLIEGETVVQENRKQIQVIDTMSTLWPDTRDVMGWDINENGLKVIFSRDIPTLVDQLLGPNMAEFLERHGMTGHDIRHFIAHPGGKKVIEAYAEVLGVELFYFSHALDILRRFGNMSSVTVLFVLQAFLKQGITPGEYGIVTALGPGFSSEMLLVKG; via the coding sequence TTGGCCCGTATCACCGCTGTAGGGACATCGGTTCCCCCTCATGTTCTTAAGCAAGATGAAATTCGCGAATTTGCGCGTCATCTGTTTGGTGACTCTTTCCGAGACATTGATCGTCTGCTGCCGATTTTTCATAATGGTCAGGTAGAAACGCGGCATTTTTGTGTTCCACTGGAATGGTTCGGCGAGAAGCATATGTTTTCTGAGAAGAATGACCTGTTTCAGGAATGGGCCACCCGCCTTGGTGTAGAAGCCGCAAAAGATTGCTTGGAACAGGCTGGGAAAAACGTTGCGGACATTGATCATATTCTTTTTGTCTCCACGACTGGAATTTCCACCCCAAGTATTGATTCCCGTATCATGAATGAGTTGGGGATGAACCCGCATACGAAACGCACTCCCATCTGGGGTTTGGGGTGCGCGGGCGGTGCAGCGGGACTGTCACGAGCTGCAGATTACGTAACTGCCTATCCCGGTAAGCGTGTGCTTTTGATTGCGGTCGAATGTTGCGGTCTTACCTTCCAGTGCGAAGATAAATCGAAGAGCAATCTGGTCGCTACATCGTTATTTGCCGACGGTGCCGCCGCTGTACTCATCGAGGGTGAGACTGTCGTACAGGAAAACAGAAAACAAATACAAGTGATCGATACAATGAGCACGCTTTGGCCGGATACCCGAGATGTCATGGGATGGGATATTAACGAGAACGGACTGAAGGTCATTTTTTCTCGTGATATTCCGACGCTTGTCGACCAGCTCCTTGGGCCGAATATGGCAGAATTCCTTGAACGGCATGGAATGACAGGACATGATATTCGTCATTTCATCGCGCATCCCGGAGGTAAAAAAGTAATTGAAGCGTATGCGGAGGTGCTGGGTGTTGAGCTTTTTTATTTTTCCCATGCACTCGACATTCTACGCCGGTTCGGTAATATGTCGTCTGTGACGGTTCTTTTCGTATTGCAGGCTTTCCTTAAACAAGGTATCACACCTGGAGAATATGGAATTGTAACCGCGCTAGGACCGGGTTTTAGCTCGGAGATGCTGCTTGTAAAGGGGTGA
- a CDS encoding isoprenylcysteine carboxyl methyltransferase family protein translates to MFIFYTVFMLLIVQRLLELRVAKRNQMWMESRGGIEIGEEHYRWIVMLHIGFFLSMWIETSTRGYPVSDWWPLIACALLIVQFIRYWAITSLGPYWNTRIIFMPGAQVVKQGPYRFMRHPNYTVVILELALIPLLFEAYATLVLFSMLNAWMLFHRIRIEERGLSKYTDYASVMSKHSRFIPKNPEQK, encoded by the coding sequence TTGTTCATCTTTTATACCGTTTTTATGCTATTGATTGTCCAGCGTTTGCTTGAGCTTCGTGTTGCTAAACGTAATCAGATGTGGATGGAGAGCCGGGGCGGAATAGAGATAGGGGAAGAGCATTACAGATGGATAGTTATGCTTCACATCGGTTTTTTTCTGTCAATGTGGATAGAAACGTCCACTCGCGGCTATCCGGTATCAGATTGGTGGCCGCTTATCGCATGTGCGCTTCTTATTGTACAATTCATCCGTTATTGGGCGATTACATCGCTTGGCCCCTATTGGAATACACGCATTATTTTCATGCCGGGTGCCCAGGTGGTGAAGCAGGGACCATACCGGTTTATGCGCCATCCGAATTATACAGTCGTCATCCTGGAACTTGCCCTCATTCCCTTGCTGTTCGAAGCGTACGCAACGCTTGTGTTATTCAGCATGTTGAACGCATGGATGCTGTTTCACCGCATTCGTATAGAAGAACGTGGACTTTCGAAATATACGGATTATGCTTCCGTTATGAGCAAGCATTCCCGCTTTATTCCAAAGAACCCTGAACAAAAATAA
- a CDS encoding GNAT family N-acetyltransferase, with translation MEVVNIRPAAKEDVPQLLDVMYQYIVDFYKCPRPEEGALEKLVNHLLDNPWEGRQFVAVTPSGKIVGFATLYFTFNTLEAKRMAFLYDLFVVPDIRGQKLGEKLFQTCLSYIRENDYSHMIWETAHDNAVAQSLYDKMGAQKAVWLNYEIK, from the coding sequence ATGGAAGTAGTAAATATTAGACCTGCCGCAAAAGAAGACGTTCCACAATTGCTTGATGTCATGTACCAATATATTGTCGATTTTTATAAGTGCCCCCGTCCGGAAGAGGGAGCCCTTGAGAAATTGGTGAATCATTTGCTTGATAATCCGTGGGAAGGTAGGCAGTTTGTTGCTGTAACACCATCAGGGAAAATCGTGGGATTCGCTACGTTATACTTTACTTTTAACACGCTCGAAGCAAAAAGGATGGCTTTTCTTTATGATTTATTTGTCGTACCTGACATTCGGGGACAAAAGCTTGGCGAAAAACTTTTTCAAACGTGCCTTTCTTATATTAGAGAAAATGACTATTCACATATGATATGGGAAACGGCCCACGATAACGCGGTTGCCCAGTCCTTATACGATAAGATGGGGGCACAGAAGGCGGTTTGGCTAAATTACGAAATAAAGTAA
- a CDS encoding cation:proton antiporter produces the protein MLFFFELVVILLSTKLAGDISVRLGQPAVLGKLIIGIVIGPALLGWIEKSTLIDELSTIGVLLLMFMAGLETDIKELNRNRNSSLAVAIGGIVLPFIGGYVMGQSIGLETPHSIFLGLLLCATSVSISVQTLRDLGKMNTRASTTILGAAIVDDVLVVILLAFVMSLLGGGDVSLGAVIGKKALFFVTIFIIGWKVIPWVMRLLAPLKVTESVISAALIVCFSFAYYAELLGIAGIIGAFAAGIAISQTGYKEEVEHKLEPIAYAIFVPIFFVSIGMEVSFEGIGRQLWFIIVMTIISILTKLIGSGIGARMTGFDRRSSLAIGAGMVSRGEVALIIAAIGLESHLLAQEYFTSVVIVVILTTIVTPPMLKTLFSSNHIA, from the coding sequence ATGTTGTTTTTCTTTGAATTGGTTGTCATTCTTTTGAGCACGAAGCTTGCCGGGGATATAAGCGTCAGGCTCGGTCAGCCTGCTGTCCTCGGAAAACTAATTATCGGGATTGTTATCGGTCCCGCTTTACTCGGCTGGATTGAAAAATCTACACTAATTGATGAATTAAGCACGATCGGTGTGCTGCTCCTCATGTTCATGGCTGGACTAGAGACGGATATTAAGGAACTGAACCGCAATCGTAACTCGTCGCTAGCTGTAGCAATAGGAGGCATTGTATTGCCTTTCATCGGCGGATACGTCATGGGCCAATCGATTGGACTAGAAACCCCACATTCTATTTTCCTTGGGTTGCTACTATGTGCTACATCCGTAAGCATCTCTGTACAAACATTACGTGATTTAGGCAAAATGAATACGCGCGCAAGCACAACGATTCTAGGTGCCGCAATTGTGGACGACGTGCTGGTTGTCATTTTGCTGGCGTTCGTTATGAGCCTTCTCGGCGGTGGAGATGTCAGCCTGGGCGCAGTTATCGGAAAAAAAGCGTTGTTTTTTGTCACGATTTTCATCATTGGCTGGAAGGTAATCCCCTGGGTCATGCGCCTGCTGGCTCCGCTAAAGGTTACCGAATCCGTTATCAGCGCAGCGCTTATCGTATGTTTTTCATTTGCCTATTACGCTGAATTGTTGGGCATCGCGGGTATCATCGGCGCATTTGCTGCCGGTATCGCCATCTCACAGACCGGATATAAGGAAGAGGTTGAACATAAACTGGAACCGATTGCATATGCGATTTTTGTACCGATTTTCTTCGTCAGTATTGGCATGGAAGTATCGTTTGAAGGAATCGGCAGGCAATTATGGTTTATCATCGTTATGACAATTATTTCTATTCTGACGAAGCTGATAGGCTCTGGAATTGGCGCCCGGATGACCGGCTTTGACCGTCGCTCTTCTCTTGCAATCGGCGCTGGAATGGTGTCACGCGGAGAGGTTGCACTTATTATCGCTGCAATTGGTTTGGAGTCACATCTGCTGGCTCAGGAGTACTTTACATCTGTCGTTATCGTGGTCATTCTTACAACGATCGTGACACCTCCGATGCTCAAAACTCTGTTTTCTTCCAATCACATCGCTTGA
- a CDS encoding nucleotidyltransferase domain-containing protein, which produces MLVQEKLIKMIKEKCEDDPSISACMMYGSFTKGEGDKYSDVEFYIFLKNEWIQQFKSQNWISDIAPYDLLFFNEYETEVVVFSNLIRGEFHFLPESDIEVIRSFKDTGVFPDTESMFLYDTTGKLKACLDYLKGEGPERMTDDNVNFAFNNFVNAWLMGVNVLNRGELARSLECLSYVQQYVLRLLRVRENTVDRWLNATKNLESDLSIEAYNKYTLITSKLDAIELRSAYLNALNVIEDLARVLDNDYKFDINLVFLKKLHSHIASNS; this is translated from the coding sequence ATGCTAGTACAAGAAAAGTTAATTAAAATGATTAAAGAGAAGTGTGAGGATGACCCTAGTATTTCGGCTTGTATGATGTATGGGTCTTTTACGAAAGGTGAAGGAGATAAATACTCAGATGTTGAGTTCTATATCTTTCTAAAAAATGAGTGGATTCAACAATTTAAATCCCAAAATTGGATTAGTGATATCGCACCGTATGATTTACTGTTTTTTAACGAATACGAAACTGAAGTTGTCGTGTTTTCCAATTTAATCAGGGGTGAATTTCACTTTCTCCCTGAGTCTGATATAGAGGTTATCAGGTCATTTAAGGATACAGGAGTTTTTCCTGACACTGAATCCATGTTTCTTTACGATACAACTGGTAAATTAAAAGCGTGTTTAGATTATCTTAAGGGCGAAGGACCGGAAAGAATGACTGATGATAATGTAAATTTTGCTTTTAATAACTTTGTTAATGCATGGCTTATGGGTGTTAACGTGCTAAACAGAGGAGAACTTGCTCGTTCGTTAGAATGTCTGTCATACGTACAGCAATATGTATTAAGGCTGCTCAGAGTTCGAGAAAATACAGTAGACCGTTGGTTGAATGCTACAAAAAACCTAGAAAGCGATCTATCAATAGAAGCGTACAATAAATATACTTTAATTACTTCAAAATTAGATGCAATAGAATTAAGAAGTGCTTATTTGAATGCTTTGAATGTGATAGAAGATTTAGCTCGTGTGCTCGACAATGATTATAAGTTTGACATTAATTTAGTATTCTTAAAAAAATTACACTCCCATATAGCTAGTAATTCTTAA
- a CDS encoding aminotransferase-like domain-containing protein — MKYAFAQRTRNFESSAVRDILKVVGEGDIISFAGGLPDDDLFPLDAVEEAYKRVFEGGKHTMQYGLTEGYTPLREAVADRMAVRKQIRMDADNILLTTGSQQAIDLFSRIILNPGDVILTENPTYLAALQVFQSYEARVVPVESDEFGMLPEDLEEKMKSHLPKFVYIVPTFSNPVGKVWSLERRKHLLDLAKKYNVIIFEDDPYGEIQFDAAADYTPLAALDDGETVLYTSTFSKTVVPALRTGWVMGPHQIIRMMAQAKQAADLHSSSIDQQALYYLLRDFDLDSHITTLRAVYKERMEVMLGQLQRLNLPGLGYVVPQGGMFFWVALHESINTKELLPKAVKKGVAYVPGSPFYVCEPKHNTFRLNFTHAVPEKIEYGMNQLVSVLEEAYETVPKDKATV, encoded by the coding sequence ATGAAGTACGCATTTGCACAACGGACTCGCAATTTTGAATCATCCGCGGTACGAGACATTCTTAAAGTGGTCGGCGAGGGGGATATCATCTCATTTGCCGGTGGCTTGCCCGATGATGATTTATTTCCGCTTGATGCGGTAGAGGAAGCGTACAAACGTGTATTTGAAGGCGGGAAACATACGATGCAGTACGGTTTAACGGAAGGATATACGCCACTGCGCGAAGCTGTGGCGGACCGAATGGCCGTACGCAAACAAATTCGAATGGATGCGGATAATATTTTGCTGACGACCGGGTCTCAGCAGGCGATCGACTTATTTTCCCGTATTATTCTTAATCCCGGTGATGTAATCCTAACAGAGAATCCTACATACCTGGCGGCGCTTCAGGTATTTCAATCGTATGAAGCCCGGGTGGTGCCGGTCGAATCTGATGAATTCGGTATGTTACCGGAAGATTTGGAAGAAAAAATGAAATCGCATTTGCCTAAATTTGTATATATCGTACCGACATTCTCAAACCCTGTTGGAAAAGTATGGTCGCTTGAGCGTCGTAAACATTTATTGGATTTAGCGAAAAAGTACAATGTTATCATTTTTGAAGATGATCCATATGGTGAAATTCAATTTGATGCGGCAGCTGACTATACGCCACTTGCAGCCCTTGACGACGGAGAAACCGTCCTGTATACGAGCACGTTCTCTAAGACGGTCGTGCCGGCGCTGCGTACAGGATGGGTAATGGGACCACACCAAATTATTCGAATGATGGCGCAGGCAAAACAGGCTGCCGACCTTCACTCTAGTTCGATTGACCAACAGGCATTATATTATCTGCTTCGTGATTTTGATCTGGATTCACATATTACAACACTGCGGGCTGTATATAAAGAAAGAATGGAAGTCATGCTCGGTCAACTGCAACGACTCAATCTTCCGGGGCTTGGCTATGTGGTACCGCAGGGTGGCATGTTCTTCTGGGTTGCACTGCACGAAAGCATCAATACGAAAGAATTGTTGCCGAAAGCGGTTAAGAAAGGCGTAGCATACGTGCCGGGTTCTCCGTTCTACGTGTGTGAACCGAAGCACAATACATTCCGTTTAAACTTTACGCATGCTGTACCGGAAAAAATCGAGTATGGTATGAATCAGCTGGTTAGTGTGCTGGAAGAAGCGTATGAAACCGTTCCGAAAGATAAGGCGACAGTATAA